The following proteins are encoded in a genomic region of Opisthocomus hoazin isolate bOpiHoa1 chromosome 4, bOpiHoa1.hap1, whole genome shotgun sequence:
- the C4H3orf33 gene encoding protein C3orf33 homolog — protein sequence MAERRSGAGAGLARLSEWADAHLSLLRSLSAGMAVAGVLVLARSVRMTTKFTSALDIPVEFVEKKVKLRGKLHGVTEKGLEVEHVPISIPLIASIQRKWQLKGLLLVRLAGVELAPSGMAWLRQELKPEQMVWFQLLGREDLALECLVLVNKGRFRSVCLNEELLRQGLGRTARIEGLHHDSRLYLKLHKRLLRAELKALKKNKGIWEEESYSERIRDRISNNKLVQTLKQFARWFRSSI from the exons atGGCggagcggcggagcggggcgggcgcgggcctGGCGCGGCTCTCCGAGTGGGCGGACGCGCACCTCAGCCTGCTGCGG AGCCTGAGCGCCGGGATGGCGGTGGCCGGGGTGCTGGTGCTGGCCCGCAGCGTGCGGATG ACAACAAAGTTTACCAGTGCTTTGGATATACCTGTGGAGTTTgtagaaaaaaaggtgaaattgCGGGGGAAATTACATGGCGTAACGGAGAAAGGCCTGGAAGTCGAGCACGTTCCCATTAGCATTCCGCTCATTGCGTCGATACAGAGAAAAT GGCAATTGAAAGGTCTTCTGCTGGTAAGGCTTGCTGGAGTGGAGCTGGCTCCGAGCGGCATGGCCTGGTTACGGCAGGAGTTAAAACCCGAGCAGATGGTCTGGTTCCAACTTCTGGGAAGGGAGGACTTGGCACTCGAGTGCCTCGTTTTAGTAAATAAG GGTCGATTTCGCAGCGTGTGCTTAAACGAAGAGCTCCTGAGACAAGGGCTTGGCAGAACAGCGCGTATTGAAGGACTCCATCACGATTCCCGCCTGTACTTGAAACTTCACAAAAGACTGCTTCGAGCAGAGTTAAAGgccttgaagaaaaataaaggaatctGGGAAGAAGAAAGCTACTCTGAAAGAATTAGAGATCGTATAAGCAACAATAAACTTGTACAGACACTGAAACAATTTGCGCGCTGGTTTAGAAGCTCCATTTAA